GGGATCGCAAAAACCGCGACGAGTACACGTTTACCGTGTCGCGGCATGGCAGTCGCTGGTACCTGTCGGCAGCCTTGCCAAAAAAATATGGCGCTAATTTCGTCATTGCCGGGTTTGAATTGACCGAAACCCATGAATTAGTGGTCTACCCCCTCGATATTGATCGGATCGATCAGTTGGTCGACCAGAAGCTCTTGGCGGCAGACAATTTGGAAACCGAAAAAGGCGACGGTGTGTTGGTCACTAGCCCCCTGGATCAGGTGTTTCGCTATCTCGACGAACCGGCGAATTCCGATGTATTCATCGAAATGGCGCGATACCAGCGCCTGATTCAGTAGCGGCGCCTGTATGCAGCGAGCCGTCATTTAGCAAGGAGTATCGGGTGGACGATTACCAGCAGACTATTCGTGCGTTGTCGGACCGTATCGTCGTGGCTCAAACCCCAATCCGGGTGCTCGACGCGGTGAAGTGGGACGACAACGTTCGCAAGGGCTTCCTCGAAGCGAAGGGCAAGAAAATGCCCGCCGTGGATCGCGCCTATTACGACAATCGCCCGCTGGCTTTCGACTCTAACGCAGTGAAGCTGGAGTTCCAGAACATTGAGCGCGACATCACCCGGCAGCTGGGCCAATTCAACCCGGTCGGGCAGATCATGCGGCGCATGTGCAAGGAATACCGCATGGTCATCCGCATGCTCGAAGCGCGAGGTACGCCAGACTTTGGCCTGATCTCCCAAGAACTGTATGGCGCCGCTTCCGACGCCTTCCATGCTGGTGATCCTACGCTGGCCGACTTGGGCATGATGCTTTCTGACTACCTAAATAACATTGCGGGCCGAGGCGACCTCAAAGACGAACCGAAAACCCTCACCGCGAAAGACGCGGTGGATAGGTTGCAATCGCGACTGAACAAAGTGTTCGGCGAGGCGGAGTCAACTATTCGGGTGTTCGAGTCCGACGGAATCGTTGCCGATGCGGCAGCAGGTGCCGATTACATCAAGATCCGTACTGACGCTATGTTCAACGAGCGTGATGTGCGTGCGCTGGAAGTACACGAGGGGCTGGTCCATGTCGGGACTACGCTTAACGGTCAAAACCAGCCAATCTGTACCTTCTTGTCAAAAGGACCTCCGTCGTCGACGGTGACTCAAGAAGGTTTGGCGATCCTGATGGAAGTCATCGCGTTTGCTTCTTATCCGAGCCGCCTGCGCAAGTTGACCAACCGTACACGTGCCATTCACATGGCCGAAGAGGGCGCTGATTTCCTGCAGGTTTTCGAGTTTTATCGCGAGCAGGGATTTGAAATGGCCGAAAGCTACGGCAACGCCAGTCGCGTATTTCGTGGTTCGGTGCCCAACGGTCTGCCATTCACCAAAGACTTGTCCTACCTCAAGGGCTTCATCATGGTTTACAACTATATTCAGTTGGCCGTGCGTAAAGGCAAACTGGAGCAAGTGCCGCTGTTGTTCTGTGGCAAGACCACCTTGGAAGACATGCGCACCTTGCGTCAACTGGTCGATGAAGGCTTGGTGGTGCCACCCAAGTACCTGCCCGAGCAGTTCCGCGACATGAATGCGTTGTCTGCCTGGATGTGTTTCTCGAACTTCCTCAACCACCTGAGCCTGGACCGGATCGAAGCGGACTATTCCAATATTTTGTAATTTTCACGCGCCTACCTACCGTGTCGTCCAGCCATCGCAACCAAAAGGGATATCAGGTGAAGATTTTCGCTGCATTAGCGTTGATGCTGACCCTGGCAGGTTGCAGCTCCCTGTTGTTTTACCCTGAACCCGGCTTGCCCTTTACCCCTGAAAAAGCCCATGTGCAATTCCGCGATGTCACATTGATCGCGGCTGACGGCACGCACTTGCATGGTTGGTGGCTGCCTGGAAAAGCCGGGGTGCCGGTCAAAGGCACGGTTTTGCACTTGCATGGCAATGG
The nucleotide sequence above comes from Pseudomonas sp. AB6. Encoded proteins:
- a CDS encoding flavohemoglobin expression-modulating QEGLA motif protein, giving the protein MDDYQQTIRALSDRIVVAQTPIRVLDAVKWDDNVRKGFLEAKGKKMPAVDRAYYDNRPLAFDSNAVKLEFQNIERDITRQLGQFNPVGQIMRRMCKEYRMVIRMLEARGTPDFGLISQELYGAASDAFHAGDPTLADLGMMLSDYLNNIAGRGDLKDEPKTLTAKDAVDRLQSRLNKVFGEAESTIRVFESDGIVADAAAGADYIKIRTDAMFNERDVRALEVHEGLVHVGTTLNGQNQPICTFLSKGPPSSTVTQEGLAILMEVIAFASYPSRLRKLTNRTRAIHMAEEGADFLQVFEFYREQGFEMAESYGNASRVFRGSVPNGLPFTKDLSYLKGFIMVYNYIQLAVRKGKLEQVPLLFCGKTTLEDMRTLRQLVDEGLVVPPKYLPEQFRDMNALSAWMCFSNFLNHLSLDRIEADYSNIL